gtgtttttcaaccagtgtgccgcggcacactagtgtgccgtgagagatggtcaagtgtgccgtggaaaattgccctcattaactgatctaaaagcatttcccatctccaggaaatcagctctttgttcatccaaacaggtcctgataaaacactgagtagttaggaatataaacgatcataaaatacttttttcgttgtgtttatttgattctattaaagacattttgataagaatgacggtaacgcgaaatagctgcagctataactgtgtaaggaaaagtcccgcagcttttactgtctccacgactccaccaatcattcttgaaggcttaatcacatgtcatcagtctgaccaatcagaagtggttaaagtctccacttccttgttccaatttagctcataactcagtcagttccgacaaaaacaccagctaaagctcgtctttagcggtgtagctttccacagaatccggtatcagaccgtggaacaagtgaacaaaaccatgaagctcagagacgcgagtctttctgccgttttgtcGCAGTTTTCagactacatctcccatgatgcattggcttaaagggacagcgtcttgaaaacacaacgaacatacagtttgtatgtaacttaacttttattacatcttttagaaaaacatctgcaacttcctgctttttctgccacaattatcacaaaaatgcacgtcagattgccgggggggggggggggggcgctgtagatcaaaacagactatgagtttctgctttttttttttttctttttgggatgctggtgtgccgcgggatttttgtcaaggttaaagtgtgccgtggctcaaaaaaggttgaaaaacactggtctagatgacccaactcccaatgttaaagtggctaAGATAGCGCCAGGGTTAAGAACAAGTGTGTCTATGTGCGTAGGTGAGTGACTGagtaagtgagtgagtgagtgtgtttgTCAATGAGTGTTTGTGTTAGTGAGTGTGGGTGAGTGTGTTTGTCAATGAGTGTTTGTGTTAGTGAGTGTGGGTGAGTGTGTTTGTCAATGAGTGTTTGTGTTAGTGAGTGTGGGTGAGTGTGTTTGtcaatgagtgtgtgtgtgttagtgagtgTGGGTGAGTGAGTGTTAGTGAGTGTGGTTGAATGTGTAtccgtgtgtgtttttgttaggGAGTGTGTCAGTGAGTGAGAGTGTTTGtcaatgagtgtgtgtgtaagtgagtgtgggtgagtgtgtgtgagttaGAGAGTAAGTGAGTGTGTTTGTCaatgagtgtgtttgtgagtaAGTGTGGGtgagtgagtgtgagtgtgtgtgagtgtgtatgtgtaagTGTGAGCGTGAATGAATGTGTGTAAGTGTGAGTGAGTACggttgagtgtgtgtgtgtgtatgtttgtgttagggagtgtctttgtgtgtgtgtgagtgtaagtgagtgtgtgtgagtgattgagtgtttgtgtgagtgtggtATAGTGATTGTGTCAGTGAATGATTGTGAGTCAGTATGTATGTCATtgggtgagtgagtgagtgtgtttgtcaataagtgtgtttgtgagtaAGTGTGGGtgagtgagtgtgagtgtgtgtgagtgtgtatgtgtaagTGTGAGCGTGAATGAATGTGTGTAAGTGTGAGTGAGTACggttgagtgtgtgtgtgtgtatgtttgtgttagggagtgtctttgtgtgtgtgtgagtgtaagTGAGTGTTGGTGAGTGAGtgttagtgagtgtgtgtgagtgattgagtgtttgtgtgagtgtggtATAGTGATTGTGTCAGTGAATGATTGTGAGTCAGTATGTATGTCATtgggtgagtgagtgagtgtgtttgtcaataagtgtgtgtgttagtgagtgtgtgagtgtaaGTATAAGTGTGTGGGTGAGTGAGTGTGTAAGTCAGTGTGTCTGGGTGTGTGAGGGAGTGAGTGTGTTTgtaaatgagtgtgtgtgtgagtgagtgagtgagtgagtgttaGTGAGTGTGGTTGAGTCAGTGTTTTTGTTAgggagtgtgtgattgtgttccTCAGAAGGGGAAGGCTGACACGCTGTCCCGCCTCTGCCAAACCCCCACAGAAGAAACTGTCCCTCCAGAGACCTCCCCAACACCAAAACTAacgcaaacataaaaaagggaGTTGCACGAAAATTTTCTTTCCTAATAGCAATTCaatgtttttctactgtttaacGTGCATGTTTGGGCACTATGGGGGGAACCCCTAAAAACCCACAATTTACtgtgcaaaaaaagtttttttttccctgttgaAGTGTAGTGAACCTACATTCATACTTCAGAGGGAgaatacacacatttttttacaggTTTCAGTCAAAAAAAGTCGAACAAAATGCTgaccaaaacaaaagatttatgaataaaacagtTTGTCACCGGTTAATGTGGCATACTTTGGCAAATATATACTGTATTTGAGTCGTTAATTCTGACTTCCTTTGATGTGCTGTTGAGAAGCAAGTAATACTAATCAGAAATCAGAGTAGATTGGGTTTCAAGGTTCTACTGAGATTTGGACTGAAGCCACTGGATTCAGAGTCCAAAGTGCTGACCACTACACTATAAAACCCTAAACTTATTGAAGAAAGGATGCAGCTGGGAGTCAAACATGTACCTACTTTCTATGAGGTTATACTAAAGACTACATCCCTATGCAGCCTAAATTCCAAAAACTTTACGCAAGATGCAATTTGTTTCAGATAAAGAAATAAGtttagtttccttttttacatttccctCTTAAAATAGAATCAACACACACTAATGCAGTCCCAATATCCTACAACATCCTAAAACCAATCCCTATTTAACTCCAATGTAATCTAAAAGATCTATAAAATTCCACATTACCAAAATGATATGGatgatattaaaataaataaaatcctaacaAACATAGATAGCTTATATCTTTTCTAATTATAACAGGTTTCCTCATTCCCATGcagcaacattttcaaaatctttttaaaagccTACTTATTTTCAAAATCATCTAAAAAATCTAGTCCTACTACAACTACAAGTACTGATGCTGCTCCTGTTCCTACTACTAAtgctaataataaaataaaaatcctaacAAAACAGCTAAGTTCCCTTAAGTCCCATTAAGTCCTCCCCATgcagcaaaacctttttttttaatcctaataTATTTCCAATATCATCAAAAAGATctagaaaaaatgtcttgacAGTGGAAAGAAAAGGTTATCTTCTCAACACTGTTTTGCACTTTACCCATCTTGACAATCCTACTTTTTGTCCTTGATCTATCTTGCTAAATAGGATGAAATTGGTGCCACTTTACTCCCTGTTTGCCGCTCTTTTTGAGGGATAACAGGTAGGCGTAACGGGTTAGTCTTCTTCTCCGGATTCCTTTGCACTGGatcatttcttaaaaacctgATGTTGATACTTGTTGGTGTAAGACTTTGTGAATACGGTGAGGGTATTGCAAACCTGGTCTTTCttagtttctctttttctaGGACAGCTGGACTGTACATTTGGCTGTTTGTCCTCACTGACGTTTTTGGCACCTCACAAGTTTTTACAAGGCCAGTTTTAGTCCTTGATAATCTTGTACTTGGAGCATCAGGTGGATGTGAGACAAGTTTGGTCTCTACCAGCCTTTTCTTATCTGAGACAGTTGGAATGAGTGATGGCCTTGTTGTCTTCTCAAGAGTCTTTGGGGTCCCTTCCGATTTTACAAAGCCAGTTTTAGTCCTTGTTAATCTTGTACTTGGAGCAATAGGTGGGTGTGGGACAAGTTTGGACTCTACCAGCCTTTTCTTATCTGAGACAGTTGGAATGAGTGATGGCCTTGTTGTCTTCTCAAGAGTCTTTGTGGTCCCTTCTGATTTCACAAAGCCAGTTTTAGTCCTTGTTAATCTTGTACTTGGAGCAACAGGTGGGTGTGGGACAAGTTTGGACTCTACcagccttttcttttctgagaCAATTGGAATGAGTGATGGCCTTGTTGTCTTCTCAAGAGTGTTTGGGGTCCTTTCCGATTTTACAAAGCCAGTTTTAGTTCTTGTTAATCTTGTACTCGGAGCAACAGGTGGGTGTGGGACAAGTTTGGTGTCCATCAGACTTTTCTTAACTGAGACAGTTGGAATGAGTGATGGCCTTGTTGTCTTCTCAAGGGCCTTTGGGCACCCTTCCGATTTTACAAAGCCAGTTTTAGTCCTTGTTAATCTTGTACTCAGAGCATCAGGTGGGTGTGGGACAAGTTTGGTGTCCATCAGACTTTTCTTAACTGAGACAGTTGGAATGAGTGATGGCCTTGTTGTCTTCTCAAGGGCCTTTGGGCACCCTTCCGATTTTACAAAGCCAGTTTTAGTCCTTGTTAATCTTGTACTCAGAGCATCAGGTGGGTGTGGCACAAGTTTGGTCTTTGTTAACTTTTCTTTATGTAGAACCATTGGAAGTTGTGACTGCATGGTTGTTTTCTTAGGACTCATTTGCAGTTCATCATTTTTCGCAAAATTGGTTTTGGATTTTACTGATCCAGTAGGTTCCTTGGTGTCAGTTCCTCTAATCGGCTGCTTCCGCGGCTGTGCTTTCAAGTGTACtgacttcttttctttcttctttttcggTTTATCATTGTCAATACCCATTCTCATTTTTAAGCGCTCTAGTATAGCAATAGAGTCATTTATTtcgtcaaatcttttttttattttcaattcttcttttcttaatttttcatttgtttccaaTTTCCGTCTACTGCTGTCAATTTCATCCTGCTTTTTCAACTCTTTTCTGACTTTGCTCTCAGGGAACATTGAGAGACTGAGATCCCATGTGTCCTTCATGAAGGTGCCTAAAAAGTCCCCCTGCATTGTCCATATTTTGACATTGTGATCCTGTCCTGCagatattatattgtcagagtCAGGGCAAACTAAAACACACGCAATCCCATTGTTACTACCTTGCCAAGATCTCAATAGTGCAGGAGCACAAAGTGATGTATGCCACTCTTCAAGGGTTTTATGTTGTACAGACTCACTCTGTGTTCTATCAGTAAATCCCTGAATGTCCCACAGACAGAGTCTTCCAGTGCTGTCACCAGTCAGTAgtatcttttctgttttattagtTGTCATGCAGGTAATCTTTGCACTGTCCTTTGTCACTGCTCTAAATTTTGCTATCACTCCTCCATGTCTTTGAATTGACCAGGCAAATACAAAACCACCATGTGACACAAGTAATATGTCTGTCTTCCTGTTAGTTGTCCTTGTTTTTAGAGAAGTAGAGACAACTCCACCCATGCTTTTATAACCTGTACTCAAAGCCAAACTTTCTGGATCATGCAGGTCTTCAATTAACGGCTCCCTATCAATTATGGTACCTTGGTTTTCAATCCCTGCTGGTTGTACTTTAGGACTGTCAAAGATGTGGAAGTAGAAGCAAACTCTGTAGTTTTCTAAATCCCATGCAACCGCATTGCCATCACTGGATATTGTAATGAGTGTGTCTTTATGGAGCTCCATGGCACAAGTGTCTTTTAATAAAGGGTGCTGCAAATATTTGTGATTTCCATTCTGTAAGTCCAGCGCAAAGATGGTTTTGCAGTTCAGTGCTGAAATGAACAACGTATCCCTTTCTTGAATCAGGCCTGTCACATGATTTGGGACTTTCAGTGGGAGAACTTCAATCTTTTTGCCGTTGTTAAAGTTCCAGTATGCTATTTCCTTATCTTTAGAAAGTACCAATAATTTGCGATTTGTCGGATCAAACATAATAGCAACTGGcttcataaatacatttgataaGGCACTGAATTCCAAAAGAAACTCTCCTGTCAAAATATCCCATACTCGTATACAAGCATCAAGAGATAGAGAGACAAGCTGCTTGAACTGACTGTTGTAAATAACATCCCACAATGGCTGGTCATGACTTGGAATTCTTTGCTTGAAGACATCTGTTCCTTGTCCAAGGCATCTTGCTAATTCTTTATCAGCCAAAACAAGCTCATTGTTGTGTTCCTCGTAACACACAGCAGAAATGGTTTTAGTTTTCAAACAATCAACAAAGAAACTCTGCAAACAGGTCAAATCTAACTCATTCCAGattcttacatttttgtcaGTTGAAACACTGAAAAAGGTTCTCACGGAAACACTATACTTGACACTGACAATGGGACTGCAGTGTGCTCTGAGTTCATGCTGACAGAACTTTTTGTCCAATACCCAAATTCGCAAAACACCATCGTCTCCACCAGAAATCAAAAACTCTCTTAAATGTGTGAAACCGGCACAGTTGAAATGCTTTAAATGGCTGGCACATTTAAATGTCATAGTTTTTGCCTTGGTATAGTTCAGACAGGATGAAATTCTGCAACCAACAACACTCATGAACTTAGCGGAACGTCCACAGACAATATAGGAATTTAGAAGAGGAATGTACTGTAAACTGTTCAATAtgtcagaaaaaacagagatcTTGAAAGAATAAAACTCAAAGGACCTGTGTTTTAACAGGGttgacacacgcacacattgATAGTCTTTTAGAACCATGTCACAAAGCAATTCTTTTTGGAAGAGGCCTCCTTTTAAAACATCTTGACTGATGCAAATGATCAAGGATCCTGTTCCATCTGCCATCGAAAACATGGCTTTAGCGCCAATACGTGTGTATTCCATAGCTGTAACTGGACACTCATCATTTATTATACAGTATTTTGTGCGAGAAAAACCTTGATAGAGCGTCGTGTAATCAAAGAATAGCACTTCCCCTTCAGATGTGGAAACAGCTATCTCATTAAGGTCATTAATGTAAATCATGTCATAAACATGCAATGGGTTTTTGTTATGTGAATGAggaatctctttttttctttggtttc
The Oryzias latipes chromosome 13, ASM223467v1 DNA segment above includes these coding regions:
- the LOC111948409 gene encoding set1 complex component swd3-like, producing MIYINDLNEIAVSTSEGEVLFFDYTTLYQDDGVLRIWVLDKKFCQHELRAHCSPIVSVKYSVSVRTFFSVSTDKNVRIWNELDLTCLQSFFVDCLKTKTISAVCYEEHNNELVLADKELARCLGQGTDVFKQRIPSHDQPLWDVIYNSQFKQLVSLSLDACIRVWDILTGEFLLEFSALSNVFMKPVAIMFDPTNRKLLA